The Primulina eburnea isolate SZY01 chromosome 6, ASM2296580v1, whole genome shotgun sequence genome contains a region encoding:
- the LOC140833798 gene encoding probable glutathione S-transferase: MAEVKLLGSWRSPYSRRVEWALKLKGVEYEFIEEDVTNKSPLLLQSNPVHKKIPVLLHNGKPIAESLVILEYIDETWENGPPILPKSPYDRAVARFWARFLDEKCLPAFRTACLVSGEEQVKAKEEAEESLKVLDNELKGKKFFGGDGIGFVDIVGNFVAYWSVIIQELVGIEFITKEKFPNLCAWIDEYVNSSFVKEHLPDREKLADSLRARFQKKK, from the exons ATGGCAGAAGTGAAGCTCCTTGGTTCTTGGCGCAGCCCATATAGCAGGAGAGTGGAATGGGCGCTGAAACTGAAAGGAGTAGAATATGAATTCATAGAAGAAGATGTAACCAACAAGTCCCCTCTACTTCTTCAATCCAATCCAGTCCACAAAAAGATTCCTGTTCTGCTACATAATGGCAAGCCAATCGCCGAGTCATTGGTGATCCTTGAATACATCGATGAAACTTGGGAAAATGGCCCGCCCATCTTGCCGAAAAGTCCTTATGACAGAGCCGTGGCACGTTTCTGGGCTAGATTCTTGGATGAGAAG TGCTTGCCAGCATTTAGGACGGCTTGTTTGGTTTCAGGGGAGGAGCAAGTGAAAGCCAAGGAAGAAGCAGAGGAATCGCTTAAAGTTCTTGACAATGAACTGAAAGGCAAGAAATTCTTCGGGGGAGATGGCATTGGATTTGTCGATATTGTTGGCAATTTCGTCGCCTATTGGTCTGTGATTATTCAGGAATTGGTGGGAATCGAATTCATAACCAAAGAGAAGTTTCCGAATCTTTGTGCATGGATTGACGAGTACGTCAACTCGAGCTTTGTTAAGGAACATCTGCCTGATCGGGAGAAATTGGCCGATAGTTTACGGGCtcggtttcaaaagaaaaagtgA